The nucleotide sequence GTTGATCAGGAATTTCTACTGAGATCGGATAACGGGCTCGTTTTTACCAGCTGCCACTTCACGGCGCTGGTCCGACGCTACGGCCTCAAGCAAGAGTTCATCACGCCGCACGGCCCGCAGCAAAACGGCATGGTCGTGCGCCTCATCAGAACGCTCAAGGAACAATGCGTCCAATCGTCATCGCTTCGAGAACCTCGCTCATGCAACCCACGCCATTGGAGATTGGATCGCTTTCTATAACATAAAACGCCCACACCAAGCGATTGCCAGACGCACGCCGCCTGAGGCATTCACATCTTAACCTGAGCAGATTCAGATGAGTCAGTACAGGTCAAGTATGGCTGGATGTGATTTCGGGGCCGGGTTGGATGCGTTGAAAGTAACTTCTATCGCGAAGTACGGGTAACCATGGGATTGCGCTTATGCGAGTTATCGCGCGGACTTCGGTTTTGCTGAAGCAATCTATTCTTAAAAAAATAACTCTACGTAATGCCAACTTCCTCTTGCGCCCCCGATAGAGTTAGGGCAAATAGCCGCCCACGGGTGATTAGCTCAGTTGGTAGAGCGCTTCGTTTACACCGAAGATGTCGGGAGTTCGAGTCTCTCATCACCCACCAGATATCTTGTAACATGCTCTTTTGTTATGTCTTTGTCAGGCGTACGGCAGTAGCAAGTATTAGTTCGATGCATATAGTATCGGGTTATCCGGAATCTCTGGCCTAGTGTCTTTTCTGACAATTGCCCGAATAACCGAACTGGCGTGTCCTTCCAGACTGAATAGCAATAGCAAGTAGTCTATGACCGTGTGCTCCCAACAAGATTATTATGGGTATCAGTCATCCTGTTCGATCAATCCAAGCCCTCGCAGATAGATCAGGATACCTGACTCCAGCAAATCCTCGGGCGAGAAGGGCGAATGTGTACCGGGGTTGCCGCGCGTGTAGAGTTCCACAACACCGTGGCTCATGGCCCAGATATGCGCTGAAAACATCGCGGCTGGCGGCCGCTTCGAGGGCGGGATTTTCTCGGACAGTCGAGCTGCAGCTTGTTCCATCACTGACGCTGATTTCGACGCCGCAGTTGCCAGTTCGGGTGAATGGTTCACCGAGACACCACTTTCGAACATCGCGACATAGTGGCCCGGATACTTCCGCGCGAAAGCGAGATAAGCACGACCCGTCGCCTCGAATGCCGCCAGTGCGGTCGGATTGCCGTCCTCATAGGCATATTCAAGCAGCGCGCCGAAAATCTCGTAACCCTGGCGCGCGGCTTCCGCGATCAGGTCTTCTCGACCCTCGAAATGTCGATACACTGCGGCAGGGGTCACATCCGCCGCTTTCGCTGCCTCGGACAGCGTGAACCCGGTCGGACCTTTCTCCGCGATCAGCTTCAGCGCCGCGTCGACCAATGCCTGTCGTAGATTGCCGTGATGATAGCCGCGTTTAGGCATCCCAGATGTCAGGGCCTCCGCAGATTTTCGGATCGGCAGCACCCACGACCTTGGCCTTCCGCCCATCATAAGGGATCGCGGCAAGAATCGTGCGCATGGCGGCCAGGCGGGCACGTTTCTTGTCATCTGACCGGATCACGGTCCATGGCGCAAGGTCCGTGTGAGAGCGCTCGAATGTCTCAACTATGGCTCTGCTATAGGCATCCCATTTCTTCAAGCCATCGACATCAATACTGCTAAGTTTCCATTGCTTTAGGGGATCTTGTTCACGCTCCAAAAAACGTCTGAGCTGTTCCGCCCGGCTCACGTTCAGCCAGAATTTGAATAGGTAGATATTCTCAGTAACCAGCATCTGCTCGAATTGCGGCAACTGCTTGAAAAAGATCTCGCGTTGATCTTCCGTACAGAATCCAAAAACCTGTTCCACCACCGCGCGGTTGTACCAGGAACGGTCAAACAGAACGATTTCGCCAGCTGACGGCAGATGCTTGATGTAACGCTGGAAATACCATTGCGTTGCTTCGGTGTCGTTGGGCTTGGGCAGGGCAACGACACGAGCGACGCGTGGATTCATATTCGCGCGGATACGCTTGATGGTGCCGCCTTTGCCCGCCGCGTCGCGCCCCTCGAACACGGTCACGACGCGCGCACCTGTCTTCTGTACCCAAGCCTGCAATTTGGCCAGCTCGATCTGAAGCGCCACCAGGTCGTCCTTATAAACATCCTTGTCCATCGCTTTGTCATAGGGATAGCTGTCGGACAGTATGTCCTTCTTCGACCCGCCCTCTATCGCCTTGCGAATGGGCTTCGGGGCTTCTTTTTCGAAGAATCGGGTGATGGCGCCGTCAAATGGCAAATCTTCGGCTTTCGACATAGCGTGTCCCTTCGTTCAAAGCTGCTGGAAGTCTAGGGATTTAGCTGCCGATGTCATTCAAATCGTAATGCGTCGTCTGATAGATTTCGTTGATCCAGTTGCCATACAGAAGATGCGCGTGACTGCGCCAGCGATTGAGGGGCACTTGTGCGGGATCATCGCCGGGATAATAGTTACCGGGCACATTGATCGGGGTGCCGGTTTCCACGTCGCGATCGTATTCTTCTTTCAGTGTACCGCTGTCGTACTCGAAATGGTTGAATATATAGAGCGCGCGATGCGCCGGGTCTTCGACCAGACAGGGCCCCACCTCGTCACTGCCGAGCAGCGTGCGCAGACCATCCGCAGTGTCAATTTCGGATTGCTTCATTTCGGTCCATCGGCTGACGGGGACCACGAAATCATCCGAAAACCCGCGCAGATAAGGCGACGCCGGATCGAGGTTCTTATGTCGAAAACAACCGAAGGCCTTGTGATCCAGCAGGTATTTGTTCACGCCATGGAAATGATGAATCATGGCCATGCCGCCCCAGCAAACACCGAAGGTGGAATGGACATGGCTTTGGGTCCAGTCGAAAATTTGCTGTAACTCATCCCAGTAAGTTACCGATTCAAAAGGAAGATGTTCGATCGGTGCCCCGGTGATGATCAACCCGTCGAACTTGCGGTTGCGGATTTCTTCGAAGGGGCGGTAGAAGGACTCCATATGCTCGGCCGAGGTATGTTTGCTTTGATGCTCGCTCATGCGGATCAGGGTCAGTTCGATCTGCAATGGTGTTGCGCCGATCAGCCGGGCGAACTGCGTCTCCGTCTGGATCTTCTTCGGCATCAGATTGAGAAGTCCGATCTGCAACGGGCGGATGTCCTGTCGTGCAGCCCGCATATCCGACATGACCATGACACCTTCGTTGCTGAGCACGTCGAAAGCGGGCAGGTCAGACGGAATCTTGATCGGCATGTTGTATATCCTTGATTGGCGAGCTTTTCAGATAGGCCAGCTAGCCGGCCGCCTCAAGCCTTTGAGCAATGAGCGCGTTGAAGTCATCGGTCGAACGAACGCTCGAAATGTCTTCCGCCGTCACCGAAATTCCCCAGTTGCGTGCCATAGCGGCATAGAGCGGTTGGCGATGCGCAAGTGCCTTGGCATAGGTCCACCGCATGAAATCGTCTGGATCCACCCGCGCCTCGGCTACGGCGTGGGTGTCGAGATATTCACCCCACATGCGTGACAGAAATTCCGGCTGATAATACATCGGCTTCGGCGCGCGGCGGAAACGCTGGATCAGCGCGTCGGTGTGAGCCTCGTTGCCTTTGATCCAAACCATCAGGCAGGCGTTTGACAGCGCCGTCAGAACGGGGTCAGCAGGGTCATCGGGATCGACAACCTCGCAAATTGATCCGCCACTGTCACAGACGAAATTGTCGTATCCGTAGATGTCTTTCGACCGCTCGATGAAATAGGGCGTGTCCATCAGCGCCGAGACCTCCGCGTCGCGGTGCTGGGTTTGGCGCTTGCAATATTCCTCGAAGGGAAGACCGCCTCTCTCGGGGTTTCCGGGCTTGCCGAGATAGGTCGAAAGGGGTGCCAGATTGTTGAAGGTAATGTTTGATGCGATGTAGATCGAGTCGCTTTTCAGCAGCTGTGCCAGGAACGGGTTGCGCATCGCCTCGCGCTTGAAATTGTCGACGATCCGTTCCCCCATGTACCGCGTGCCGATGCGGTAATCGATGGAGTAGTGGAACCAGTCCCCCGTGCCCCGCAAAAGGTTGGAGACATGAGTTTTCCCCAGCCCCGACATGCCGAACAGCACGACGCGTTTTCTCGGATTGGCTCGCCACTCATCTGCGCTGGGTATCGGCATCGTCACTTCGTCCCTGTTATCCGCAGGTTCTGCTAGCAGGTCGGGCAGGGGGCGTTCAATTGAGAAGGTGCGGTACGGCGCAAAAAGAAGGGCCGCCCCGAAGGACGGCCCTACTTGCGAAAATATTGGGCTATCAAAAGTAGTATCCGACGCGCATGCCCACTGAGACAGCTGTACTGTCGTCGAATACTGCGCGTGCAACATCCGGGGTGCCGGTTTCGGCCTTGGCTTTGCCCAGCCAAGAATAGCGAACACCCCCGGAGATTTCCCATTGGTCGATCCGGTAGCTGCCACCCAGCGCGATAGCCTGAAGGCCCGTGGATGGCGCCAATGGCGATACCAGGCGGTCGCCAGGTTTTTCATAGATGAAAGACGCGGAACCAGAGAAGTTCTCGTTGAATCTATGACCCACGCCGATAGTGTAGGTCGTCGAATCTTCGAGATCGACCAGACCACCGCCGGTCGCTTGTTCGAACAGCTCGGGCGCGATCTTGAATTCGGACCACTTGGCCCAGCGAATGCCGCCGAACACCAGCGTATTCTCGGCAACGCCTGTCTGGAAGTCGATATTAACTGCCTGCGGCGTCTTCACCTTGGTCTTGGCGCTGCGCGAGGAATTCGTTGCATCAGGCACACCATCACCGTTCACATCGACGGCAAAGCTTTCGGTCGTCTTGAATTCGTGCTCGATGCTGGAGAAATAGGTCACGGCAAGACGAAGCGCGATTTCCGGAATCTCGTATGCGGCGCCTACCGCGTAGCCGTAATCGGTTCGCTCGCCCAGATCGACCTCATAACCTGAAACACCGCCACCTACAGTTTGGCCCGTCGCGGGATCTACCTGCAGTGGGCCGCCATAGGCCAGACCGTTCAGCTTGATGTTGCCATCTGCACGGTCGGCGCGCAGACCGGCATGAACGCTCCAATTGTCATCGATGCGGTAGCGGCCATAAACGCTGATCGCGTAGGTGTTGGCATTCGCCACGGTCCCGCCCAGAAGCGATCCGGCCTCGTCGGGGTATTTGATGTCCGCCCCGAAATCTTCCGCGCCGATAACCGAGACGGAGAACCGGTCATTGATGTCATATTTCAGGCCGAACCCATAAGACGTATAATCGCCAGCTACGCTGTCATAGGAAAGGCCGCTGCTATAGGGGAAAGGAAAGCCCGGCGGGGACTGGCCGAGATCTTCGCCGCTCACATCCGGGTTGGTGTGTGCGACCGAGAATTCCAGATAGTTGCCTTCTTTGAAAAGCACGCCGAGCGGCTGTCCCGAGCGGTCGATTCCGCCTGCATGAGTTGCAGTGGCGCCGCCCACGGTCATGGCCGCAAGCGTCACGAGATGTTTCATGATTCCTCCCTAAAAGTTGTCTGCACAACACTTGAATCTGCTCCAAGCCTATGCAGGCGCAGATAGTTCGGTCAAACAAGACGCTGCGTTACAAATTCGTCGCATTGACTTGTGTTGCAGCGATCCGACGCCGACGACGTTCCATAACCAGGCCAAAGTAGTTTGCGGCGAAAATGATTGCGCCGCCAAGGATCACGAACGGATCGATCGCCTCATTGAAGAGGAGCATACCGAGTACTGCAATGACGGGAAGCCTTGCGAAATCAATGGGTGTGACGACCGATGCCGGCGCAAGCGACAGCGCCGTTGTCAGGCAGAAATGAGCCATCAGACCCGCGACACCGATCACGACCAGATAAGGCGCGGTTGTTGCGTCGGGCAGGGCGATATAACCGTCATGACCGGCTGAGATCAGCCCGAAGATTAGCTGCGTTCCGGTCAGCCAGAACATGATACTCGCCACGGTTTCCGTTCGAGTCAGGCGCTTCGTGATCATATTGGTCAGCGCAAAGAAAATCGCGGCGCTTGCAGCCGTCATGATCCCTATGTTGATCGTCTCGGGGGTGGGGCGTGTGACGATCAGGATGCCCACGAAGCCGATCACAACCGTCGCCAAACGCGTGCGCGTCAGCTGTTCACCCAGAAATAACGGAGACAGAAGAACCACCCACAGCGGCGAGGTGAATTCCAACGCGAAAACCTGTGCAAGCGGGACGCTGGCGATGGCGAAGAACCACAGGTTCTGGCCTGTGAAATGCGTTATGTTGCGGAAGACTTGCGTCTTCCAGTTGCGGGTCGATACCTGCGACCAGCGGCGCGTGACCGTTAGCGCCGTCCAGACAACGATCAGCCCCACCAGACTACGATATGTCATGATTTCAAAGGTATCTAGTGCGAAGCTCACCTGACGCCCGGCCACGGCCATTGCCGAGAACGATGCGATGGTGCCCAGCATCCACAGGGCGGCTTTCAGAACTTGGGGCGTTTCAGTCAAGACGGATCTCGTAATTGCGTGTCATGTGTTGGGTCGCTGTGAACCAGGTGGTCGATTTGGTTCGGGCCTGATGCGCGTCGAAAGCGGCC is from Qingshengfaniella alkalisoli and encodes:
- a CDS encoding TetR/AcrR family transcriptional regulator, translated to MPKRGYHHGNLRQALVDAALKLIAEKGPTGFTLSEAAKAADVTPAAVYRHFEGREDLIAEAARQGYEIFGALLEYAYEDGNPTALAAFEATGRAYLAFARKYPGHYVAMFESGVSVNHSPELATAASKSASVMEQAAARLSEKIPPSKRPPAAMFSAHIWAMSHGVVELYTRGNPGTHSPFSPEDLLESGILIYLRGLGLIEQDD
- the ppk2 gene encoding polyphosphate kinase 2; this translates as MSKAEDLPFDGAITRFFEKEAPKPIRKAIEGGSKKDILSDSYPYDKAMDKDVYKDDLVALQIELAKLQAWVQKTGARVVTVFEGRDAAGKGGTIKRIRANMNPRVARVVALPKPNDTEATQWYFQRYIKHLPSAGEIVLFDRSWYNRAVVEQVFGFCTEDQREIFFKQLPQFEQMLVTENIYLFKFWLNVSRAEQLRRFLEREQDPLKQWKLSSIDVDGLKKWDAYSRAIVETFERSHTDLAPWTVIRSDDKKRARLAAMRTILAAIPYDGRKAKVVGAADPKICGGPDIWDA
- a CDS encoding ATPase, whose protein sequence is MPIPSADEWRANPRKRVVLFGMSGLGKTHVSNLLRGTGDWFHYSIDYRIGTRYMGERIVDNFKREAMRNPFLAQLLKSDSIYIASNITFNNLAPLSTYLGKPGNPERGGLPFEEYCKRQTQHRDAEVSALMDTPYFIERSKDIYGYDNFVCDSGGSICEVVDPDDPADPVLTALSNACLMVWIKGNEAHTDALIQRFRRAPKPMYYQPEFLSRMWGEYLDTHAVAEARVDPDDFMRWTYAKALAHRQPLYAAMARNWGISVTAEDISSVRSTDDFNALIAQRLEAAG
- the metA gene encoding homoserine O-acetyltransferase MetA translates to MPIKIPSDLPAFDVLSNEGVMVMSDMRAARQDIRPLQIGLLNLMPKKIQTETQFARLIGATPLQIELTLIRMSEHQSKHTSAEHMESFYRPFEEIRNRKFDGLIITGAPIEHLPFESVTYWDELQQIFDWTQSHVHSTFGVCWGGMAMIHHFHGVNKYLLDHKAFGCFRHKNLDPASPYLRGFSDDFVVPVSRWTEMKQSEIDTADGLRTLLGSDEVGPCLVEDPAHRALYIFNHFEYDSGTLKEEYDRDVETGTPINVPGNYYPGDDPAQVPLNRWRSHAHLLYGNWINEIYQTTHYDLNDIGS
- a CDS encoding DMT family transporter, whose product is MTETPQVLKAALWMLGTIASFSAMAVAGRQVSFALDTFEIMTYRSLVGLIVVWTALTVTRRWSQVSTRNWKTQVFRNITHFTGQNLWFFAIASVPLAQVFALEFTSPLWVVLLSPLFLGEQLTRTRLATVVIGFVGILIVTRPTPETINIGIMTAASAAIFFALTNMITKRLTRTETVASIMFWLTGTQLIFGLISAGHDGYIALPDATTAPYLVVIGVAGLMAHFCLTTALSLAPASVVTPIDFARLPVIAVLGMLLFNEAIDPFVILGGAIIFAANYFGLVMERRRRRIAATQVNATNL
- a CDS encoding integrase core domain-containing protein — protein: MTGSFLPAATSRRWSDATASSKSSSRRTARSKTAWSCASSERSRNNASNRHRFENLAHATHAIGDWIAFYNIKRPHQAIARRTPPEAFTS
- a CDS encoding OmpP1/FadL family transporter, which gives rise to MKHLVTLAAMTVGGATATHAGGIDRSGQPLGVLFKEGNYLEFSVAHTNPDVSGEDLGQSPPGFPFPYSSGLSYDSVAGDYTSYGFGLKYDINDRFSVSVIGAEDFGADIKYPDEAGSLLGGTVANANTYAISVYGRYRIDDNWSVHAGLRADRADGNIKLNGLAYGGPLQVDPATGQTVGGGVSGYEVDLGERTDYGYAVGAAYEIPEIALRLAVTYFSSIEHEFKTTESFAVDVNGDGVPDATNSSRSAKTKVKTPQAVNIDFQTGVAENTLVFGGIRWAKWSEFKIAPELFEQATGGGLVDLEDSTTYTIGVGHRFNENFSGSASFIYEKPGDRLVSPLAPSTGLQAIALGGSYRIDQWEISGGVRYSWLGKAKAETGTPDVARAVFDDSTAVSVGMRVGYYF